The following proteins are encoded in a genomic region of Cryptomeria japonica chromosome 11, Sugi_1.0, whole genome shotgun sequence:
- the LOC131030314 gene encoding protein transport protein SEC13 homolog B, which yields MASAVKQTANQRVETGHQDVVHDIAIDYYGKRMATCSSDRSIKLFGLSGSDSPTPLATLSGHQGPVWQLAWAHPKFGSLLASCSYDRRVIVWREGGPQGNEWSQFQVFAEHDASVNSISWAPHELGLCLACGSSDGSITVFTGREDGPWDKTKIDQAHQVGVTAVSWAPASAPGSTVGLPTDPVQKLVSGGCDNTAKVWKFYNGTWKLDCFPPLQLHTDWVRDVAWAPNLGLPKSTIASCSQDGTVVIWTQGKEGDKWDGRVLNDFKTPVWRVSWSLTGNILAVADGNNNVTLWKEAVDGEWNQVTTIE from the exons ATGGCTTCGGCAGTGAAGCAAACGGCAAATCAGAGGGTAGAAACTGGACACCAAGATGTGGTTCACGACATCGCAATAGACTACTACGGGAAGCGGATGGCTACCTGCTCTTCAGATCGAAGCATCAAGCTCTTTGGTCTAAGCGGCTCCGACTCCCCGACGCCCCTCGCCACTCTCTCCGGTCATCAAGGTCCCGTCTGGCAGCTTGCCTGGGCGCATCCCAAGTTCGGATCTTTGCTCGCCTCCTGCTCATATGACCGACGCGTAATCGTCTGGCGCGAGGGCGGTCCGCAGGGGAACGAGTGGTCGCAGTTTCAAGTCTTTGCCGAGCACGACGCCTCCGTCAATTCTATTTCCTGGGCACCCCATGAACTTGGTCTCTGCCTTGCCTGTGGTTCTTCTGACGGATCCATTACGGTTTTCACGGGTCGAGAAGACGGACCCTGGGACAAGACCAAGATAGATCAAGCCCACCAg GTTGGTGTCACTGCAGTCTCATGGGCGCCTGCTTCGGCTCCTGGTTCTACTGTAGGGCTGCCCACAGATCCTGTCCAGAAGTTGGTCTCTGGTGGATGCGACAACACGGCTAAGGTGTGGAAATTTTACAACGGTACCTGGAAGCTGGATTGCTTTCCTCCCCTGCAACTACATACTGATTGGGTGCGGGATGTGGCCTGGGCACCCAATTTAGGGCTTCCCAAAAGCACTATTGCAAGCTGTTCCCAGGATGGGACTGTGGTCATATGGACTCAGGGGAAGGAGGGAGATAAATGGGACGgtagggttttgaatgattttaaGACCCCCGTATGGAGGGTCAGCTGGTCATTAACTGGAAACATATTGGCTGTTGCTGATGGGAATAACAATGTGACACTCTGGAAAGAGGCAGTGGATGGGGAGTGGAATCAAGTTACCACAATAGAGTAA